The Ornithorhynchus anatinus isolate Pmale09 chromosome 16, mOrnAna1.pri.v4, whole genome shotgun sequence genome contains the following window.
GCTTTAGGGGAAGAGCTTCAGGACAGACATTTCTTCCGAACTGTCAGCCTGCCTTTGAAATAGACGCTGGGCAGAGGGTGAAAAGAATCCAATCCTAGTCATAAAGAgcaaataggagggagggcagaggtacTGATTCTTACACGGGCACGATTCTGTTCTTGTTCACAGGGTCTATTTTGAGAGAAAAAGGAACTGACTGGGGCGTGTTTTCCATCTCAAGCTCTATTCTCGACCTGGGGTGCATTCAGGTGGCACCCCTCCCCAGATGAGTGGCATCCAGAGAGTGCCCCCTTTTGGATGCCACCTGTGGGCTGGCGGGGGAGTCGATGGTTGATTCACACTCGGCTCCTGGCTTTCCGTGGAAAATGCATGGAACACATGCcggaacctcagtttccccttctgaaatTGGGGAGGTTTCGCTATccggcaatcgatcaatcgtatttaatgagcgcttactatttgcagagctgtaccaagcgcttgggagagtacaatataacaacgtaacagagttggtagacaccccttttttagggtatttgttaagcgctcgcaatgtgccaggcaccatcctaagcgctggagtacatacaaactaatcgggttggacaaagttcacgtcccacatggggctcacggtttaaatccccattttgcagatgtggtcactgaggtgcagagaagtgacattCTGTAAATTACCTCAGGGCACTGTAGCCAAGGCCTCAGAAAATGTGTTTCACCCTTCATCACCAGCTCAGCACCCTGAAACCCAACACAATGCCCCCCACAAAAGCCCCCTGAAGTCCCAGGGGGCCAGCCCAGAGTCCTGAAAATTGGATCGATCTCTCTGGAGCAAGAAATCCTATAACCTGCTCAGTAGTTGATACAGCAGCCGAGTCTGTCACATCCAGCTTCCTGTGGATTTTTAGAATTTTCCGTTCAGTCCACTCAGGAGCCTGCATTCGCATACCTTTCTTTAGTCGCTTTACCAGCCAGATGGTAAATGCCAATCCAGATACTGCTCCAACCGTAACTCCCAGTGGAATTAAGATGGGTTGGTATTCACCCCGCTTAATGCTCGAAAGAACCAAATTCAAAGCTGAAAGAAGAAAGCAATACGTTTTCTTCTGTTTAAGAAACAGATCTACAGTAGTAATTACAGTATCCGTTATGAGTAATTACGgggatcttagagaagcagcttggcccagtggaaaggacatgggtccgggaatcagaagacctgggtcctgattccggctctgccacttgccttggatGAGTGACTTAAcatctccgggccccagtttcctcacctgacccaatacctgtcctccttcctactttgattcgtgagctccgtgtgagatcgggactgtgtccaatccagtcatcttgtatctaccccagggctcagttcagggcttagtacatagtgagcgcttaacaaacaccacagattATTGGATCCGTTCTCAGAATTTCACCTTACGCATTTGTCCCGAAGACTTCCAGACTCTCCTTCCATTAGGGAGAGGAACGTGGGATTGTGCacagagcctggcatgtagtaagcacttaataaataccattaaaaattgagTCGTGGGTCTGTCTGGCTAAGCGAAGGAAAGAGGCTGCCCTCTTCAGACCAGACCCAGGACCGGGCGACGGGAAGAAAGTAAGCAGAGCAAGCCACCTCTCTTTATGTTTGTTTGTTTGAGCAAGCCACTCTTTTTGTCCCTTTGCTTGTTCTCTTTCACCTCCATGTCTGGTTTACCTCAGGAAAATGGGACTTCTGGGTAATCCTGAATCCCCCTGCCCCATGGCCGACTTAGCCCCCCAAAAGTGAGGGTCTTTGAGGGTTCTAAATACTTGAATTTTTTCCTTCCCTATCGTTCACTCTCTACGACTGGGACTTTTGGTACTGGGACCCTTCTGATTGACAGTACTTAGTTTCCCAAGGGACAGCGCTCTGCTAACagtgagtggtcaataaatatggctgaatgaaaagATGGCTTTTGAGAGGTCTGCTAAAATTGAGATTtcagagatattcattcaatagtatttattgagcgcttactatgcgcagagcactgtactaagcacttggaatgtacaattcggcaacagatagagacaatcccggcccactgacgggcttctaGGACCCCAAATTGCACCCATTCTCCCTACTGCAGTCACATGATGTGTGCTGCTGGGAGAAGGagaccaggtaataataataataataataatggtgcagcatggctcagtggaaagagcccgagcttgggagtcagaggtcatgggttggaatcccagctccgccacttgtcggctgtgtgactgtgggcaagtcacttaacttctctgggcctaagttccctcatctgtaaaatggggattaactgtgagcctcacgtgggactacttgattaccctgtatctacttcagcgcttagaacagtgctctgcacatagtaagcgcttaacaaataccagcattattattattattattattaataagcatttattatgtgtcaagcactgtactaaacactggggtagatacaaaatcatcagatccctcctggggctcacagactaagtacaagggagaacaggtattgaatccccattttccgcatgagggaactgaggcacagcatggtgaagtgactcgcccatggtcatagagcagacacgtggcggagtcgggattagaacccaggtcctctgactcccaggcccatgttcattcattcagccgtatttatcgtgtgcctcctatgtgcagagttctttccaccaggccacactgcttctgtagcgATGAAAGAATGGTGAAAGACTGTGGGTATTTCAGTGGAAACCATCACCAGCTCCACAAAAACAATGTGAGGGCCTACTTTACCATTTTAATCACTGGGGTCTGAGCATTGGtcatgagcagggaaggtgtctaccgactctgttatatcacattcgcccacgcgcttagtaccgtcaacctcaataactacaattggttgattgataaattcATCTCAAATGGCAAGGAGCCAGGAAAGGTGTATTATTGTATTTTTCAGGAGACCGGCGTGTAAGAGTCTGTGGGACGCTCTCGCCGAGAGCTCGAATCTCACAGTCAGCAGTGGCATCTCCGAGCCAAAGCTTTGCATATTAGCCCGGTTGCTACTTTGTATAGcactctgtttcttccccttttGACACACTTCGTAAAGCCTCAGTTCGTAAAGGTTTCCTCTCACGGTTCCTTCTGGTTTGGGTGTTGGCTGCGGGGCCGTGGCTACAGGTGCTGAAATTCTTCACGGGGTCCTCGGGCTAAATCGTAgcaagccctgggacagatttCTCCCTACCAATTCAGGCAGGTGTGCACGCTAcacgctccttttttttttttttaaaagggtgtttgttaagcgcttactatgtgccaggcactgttctaagcactggaatagatacaaggtaatcaggtgtcccacagggggctcccagccttcatccccattttacagatgaggtcagtgaggtgcagagaagtgaggtgacttgcccaagtttacacagcagacaagtggcggagctgggaagttCATTATGcacgggaaatgtgtctgtttactgttgtatcgtcccctccccagcgcttagtacataactctgcacacagtaagtgctcaataaaaacatttgaatgaatggatgaacccaggtccttctgccacccatgcccgtgctctacccactagaccacactgtttctccccgCTCCTTTGTCCCCACTGGATTTCAACCTGGGTTTTTAGGCCTGGCGTCAAGATCGATCAAGGAAATAGAATTTGATTCCTGCTTTCCAGAGCCTTCCGAGCGCTACCCGTCGTAGTTTCGGTTCCCGGTGCCCAAAGCCAGATGAACAGATCGAGGCAGACCGACTCCTAGGGGACTCCCATCCCGCCCGCAACCCGCTGGCGATGACCCTCCGGGGGAGACCGCGGCCCACCTTCGCAAGTCGGGGCGGGGGCCGTCCATCGCCCCAGCTCCCCGCAGAAGATCACACTGGCACCCACTAAAGTGCTGGGATCCGAGCAGTTGAACGTGCACTTGGTGTGGATGCTGAAGTTTCCCAGGGCGTGTAAACAGTTCACGGAGCCCCGCTCTGGGGCCCTTACTTCATCGCAGTGCATCCCGTTTGCTGGAAAGGAGACGGATAATGAGTCTTCTCTTAAAGGAAGACCCCGGAGAGGCCCGGGTACATCCCTGGCTGAAGTTCAGCACCCTGGCACCATCCCTCTCCCGCCTGAGCGCCCCCTTTCCTGCACACCGCTGCTTGTAGCCCCAACGTTCCTGGAGTCTGAAATGCCCACGGAGCACACggaaggcagggaaggtgctGGTAGCTGCTTCCTTCGCCTCTCGtccatttcattttccttcatcgtcatcatcggtatttattgagcacttactacgctgAATTTAGCGCTTGAGAAGGTCCAAATACAACAGATTCGGCGgacgtgttccccacccacagtcagTTTACAgtctttttcatttcctctttccctcctccttttcctccttttgtttCTACttattctttcttcctcctcctctcccgtcctttcccctcccatttcgcctccatctctttctcctcgtcCTCAAACATGAAGGCCTCATctatccaccagtggtatttactgaatgcttactgtgctcagagcaccacATCAGTGGTTGGGAAAGCACGGCACAGTAGTCAgtagaccacaaggagcttacagtctgccggGCGACAAAGCGTAGAATTCAAAGTAGATAAATATTCACATATGTATTTCTTTGGATGTCCTCCTCGACTTGTTCAGCAGAAAGATGTAAGGAAGAAAGCATGTGAGAGGTGAATAAGTACATTCTTAGGATGAGAATTTCTCCCAAACTTCTTAGGAGACTGTGCCGCTAGATCTCTGTAGTGCACTGTTCTCGATCAGTATTGAAATACGAATGTAAGCAATTTGCTCTGCTAGAAATTGACCATCATTCGGATTAtcatgtgtctatcccagcacggAGTACGGTGTTCtatcacataggaagcacttaataaatactattattataattagtagtaatatttgCCAAGGCTCATCTTTcattctcaaggaatttataatcgaTAGACAATTCACAACACAGGAGGAGCCGAGGAGCAGGACTTCGGCTTTAAActcgttgggagcagggatcGTGACGACTTTTAAAAACATAGTTATGCAATTTCCCTGATAATCCACCTGCTCTctcaattattattttgttaatgagatgtacatcaccttgattctatttatttgctattgttttaatgagatgttcttcccctcgattctatttattgccattgttcttgtctgtccgtctcccccgattagactgtaagcccgtcaaagggcagggactgtatctatctgttaccgatttgtacattccaagggcttagtacagtgctctgcacatagtaagcgctcaataaatactatcgaatgaatgaatattttaattaACAACCCCTAACTAATTGCATCATATAATACAGATGCTCTTCTTTTAAGATACCCCTGCTCCTTTTCAACACATTCCTGAAGGGAGATTGTTCAGTTATTCAGTTCCCCTGTCTTGCTAGATTGTGCTCCCtccttagtgctcagcacagtgctctgcacactgtagactgtaagctccttgtgggggcaGGGTTCGtgtttactatattgtactctcccaagcgtctagtacagtgctctgcatatagtaagtgctccataaatactgatcgattgactgtggATGAATTGACTGCTGGGGCCGTTGAGGTAGGATCAGTTCAAACTGAGGAAAATCAACAAATTCTGCCTTCTTCCCAACTTCCCCGGCGTCTTTAGAGATTCCCCCATTTCACAGGCTAGAATCCCACCTGCCCTTGGATCAGAGCAAGATAGGGAAAATGAACAACTGagcaatctccccccccccccccaggagtaTGTTGAAAAGGAGCAGGGGGATCTTAAATGAAGAGCATCTATATTACACGAGGCCATTAGTTAGGAGTTGTTCATTAAAATGTTGAGATAGCGGGTGGATTATCATGGAAATtgcaactctaccacttgtcagctgtgtgactgtgggcaagtcacttaacttctctgtgcctcggttacctcatctgtaaaatggggattaagactgtgagcctcacgtgggacaacctgattaccttgtatctcctccagagcttagaacagtgctctgcaaatagtaagcgcttaacaaataccaacattattattattatgtttttaaaaGTGGCTCCCTATCTTCACTCCTTGGCCCTGGGCCTGACTACCTACCAGCTTCCTCACAGGTCCTCATctagccttctagactgtgagcccgttgttgggtagggattgtctctatttggtgctgaactgtactttctaagtacttatcacagtgctctgcacacagtaagtgctcaataaatgcaatagagtgaatgaatgaatctcagcttCCTCTTCAGCACCAGTTAAGCGGTGCCCTCCGAGCAGTTGAATATACAATTGCAGGGCATATTTCAATCGGTGCAGTGCCTGGTGCCCTGGgctgggtttttgggtttttttaattttgttttttatggtatttgttgagcagctgttacgtgccaggcactgtactaagcactgaagtagctacaagctaatcaggttgaacgcagtctgtgccccacatgaggctcacagtcttaatccccattttacagattctctgtggcccagagaagtgaaatgacttgctcaaggtcacaaggcagagctGGCTGTTGGAAGCTTATGGGGAATGCTAgtttcagaagaggaaatggggagatcTGTCCTATCTGTAGCTGACCCTGAATGCTGCCTGAGCAATGTGAGTTGGGGGGAAATTAtacttgagaataataataataatgttggtatttgttaagcatttactatgtgcagagcactgttctaagctctgggggagatacagggtgatcaggttgtcccacgtgagactcacagttttaatccccattttacagatgagggaactgaggcacagagaagtgaagtgacttgcccacagtcacacagctgacaagtggcagagcagggattcaaacccatgaccgctgactcccaagcccgggctctttccactgagccacgctgcttctctagcagcatggtgtgggggagagagcacagccctagggagtcagaggacctgggttctaatcccttccctgtcactgctgggtgacctcggggaagtcacttaacttctctgtgcttcagtttcttcctttataaatggggattcaatacctgttctccctcctccttagagcgggagccccttgtgggacagggactgcgtcagaCCCGACgctctcgtatccaccccagtgtctagtacggtgcttggggcagagtaagcgcttaacccatactaCAGTTATTTTTATAATTACCTACCGAGATCTAGAATGAAGTCGTTCGTGACATTGGTTGTGCCTCCCAAGAGAGATGCCGTGCTGCCTCTGGGCTGCGgcgaataagtggcagagcttgtaAGATAGAGAGCCGTTTCCTGAGGGACCAGAGTTGTAGCAGGCATACCTGTGACGGGCAAAAGGAGTTTAATCTACAAGAATCCCAGCAAGGTGGTTCCTgcccagtctaaattggaggcgtgaggatttaatccccattttacagaggcacagagaagttaagtgacttgcacggtGTCACCCAgtaaacagttggcagagctgagattagaacccaggtcctcctgactttgcactaggccacgccgggATTTGGTTAAGCGGGCAAGGGGTTGCACCCCCAAGGCACCTGTGTGATTTTCTTCTACCTGCTTCAGCCCGCCTCTTGGACTTACCTTCAACCTCCTCCTACCTACAGGTTGTGACCGCCGTAGCCTCAGCCCCGCTTGCCTCGGATGCCAGAGAAGCTGCCAGCCAAGCCCTGCGGGGCCCAGAAAGATACCGCTTTCGGCTACGGTGGTCCTGATGAAGGTGACAGCCATGCCAGGAATCTGAGCACGGAAGCAATAGTAAGTCGCCCTGCCTCTATCCGGCCTCACGTCGTATCGGTCTTTCCccagtccagtcaatcaatcaattgtgtgtaatgagcatttactgtttgcagagctctgtactaagcgcttgggagagtgcagccgaacagagttggtagacaggttccctgcccgtaaggaggtTACAgagaaaggagcttacagtctagaaggttttAAGTGtacagtttacaatctaatgcatGGCCCGTTTTACTGGTtcaagaggcagtgtggtctggtggaaagagcacaggtctggaagtcagaaggacctgggatctaatcctgactctgccagttgccttctgggtgacttcgggcaagtcaatttctctggacctcacttccctcatctgtaaaatcgggattaagactgtaaacccacgttggacatggactgtttccaccctgcttagcttatatttacctcggcgcttagtatagagcctgccacatagtaagtgtttaacaaatatcacatatatttctatgtatatgtatgtacaaacacacacacctcaccCCGCACCCTGAATTGAACTCCAAATCTTTTCCAcagttgctttttttaaaaaaaaaaaaaaaaagatgattggCATTGTGCTTGGTTAAGCGCAGATCTTTTTCCCACTTGGGTAGGGTTTCCAAAAGCACTCTGTGGGGCATTAAGATCTGTTAGAGCTGTGGCaggttgtttgtttatttttggaACCACatcctcaccctccccttcctgaaattgccacactgcttcccctcagGAACTTGCTCAGTTAGCTGAAGGGTAGGGGCAGAGGGGCTGAGAAGACACAGAGGATGTGCGTTGGTGGGTTTTGCTGAGAAAAGTTAGGAACGTGTTGGTGGACGGAAAGGGCCGTAGAAATTAAGTCCTCTAGTGTAACtgaggtctctgccctcaagaaacttacagtgtgATGGAAAAATAGAGAAAGAATGGCCAGGGAAAGCAtaacccaaataataatgatgttaagtgcttactgtgtgccaggctctgttctaagggctggggtagatacaagctaatcagtgttaatccccattttacagatgaggtaactgaggccaagtcacaaagaagacaagtggtggagctgagattagaacccagatccttctgacgctcaggcccatgctctttccaaaagatcTGGGGCCACAGTGGGCCATAAATTGAATATCATTTGAAAAGAAGGGCTGCTATTacattaacaaatataatactgGACGAAGGGAAAAAAACACTAGCCTCAGTACAGCAAAACCTCTAGAACTATCTTCTCTTGGGTCCATGCTTGGCTAGAATGAGACTTGGTCTATGAATATGGAAGAGTCCACTCTCATGTGGATTGCAGAAATGAAAGCAGGGGAGCATGAGTAGCTTTTTCCTGTGGTCATGGATTGATTtgatttatggtattagttaagcccttgctgtgtgtcaagcactgttctaagcgctggggtaaatacaagtttattaagttggacacagtccttgtcccacttggggctcacagtctaagtaaagggtagtgggatttaattcccattttacagttgaggaaactgaggcacagagaaggtaattgacttgcccaaagacacccagcaagcaattggcagagccgggattagaacccacgacctctgactcccaagcccacatggtcttttcactgagccacgctgctaagcatCAGAATCAATTCTTCCATGCGTGATCTCGAGCCTGAAAGTGTCAGCGCAAGCCTCCTCCTTCGTTCCTGACAGGCTATGCCATCCATAGTGAAGCCTGTGGTGGGCTGATCACCTTCTCCAGAAAAAAGAAGCCTCGAACAGGAGGATTCAGGCCAAAGGGGGAAATTAGACCCCATTTTCAGCCATTTTCAGTCCTCGTTGTAGCTTTGGATGGATCTCTTCAAAAGGGATGCAGAGAAACTGGAAAGTGGAACTATTAAGACTATTAAAAAGCAGGAAAAAAGAGGCcaagaggatggggaaaagatcaggctaaAGGGTGATACTAACGGCGCTTAAGTACGTGAAGAGTTATTTGAAGCTCATATTAATGGTGTGGATAAAGTCTTTACTGTGCCCTAAGCGCTGCTCTAGatccaagagaagcagaatgttACTTAGCTTTATTCTATTTCCCCAGAGGACAGAATAAAAGGAAATGGAGCTAGCCTCCAGCACGAGAGAGTTCAGTTAGATATAGAAAAGGACTCTGGTGTCTAAGAGAGATTAAAGGCTGAGCCGGATTACCGAGAGAGAAAGCCACAGGGATTCCCTTAGGAAACAGATTTTTCTTGATTTGTTTGGAAATAACTCTCCTCAGAGAGACTGGACCCGATAATCTCTTGAGATTCCTTTCTGAATGCTGATCGTGCGCTCCGTGATCACTGTTGTTTACCACTTCCCTGTCCATAGCTCGtcaccctcccggccccgggaagGAGCTCGCCTAGAAGAGGCGAGAGAGCGCaagtggtcaatcagtggtatttattgagcacttgctctgtgcagagcactctactaagcacttaggagaggacaatacaacagaactagcggacgcgttccctgcccatagcgagcttacggcctagagtcCTGCACAGCCAGTAGTAACTGTAATCATCTCCTCCGCTCAGGTTCTCAGTCTGCCGTTCTCGACGGGTGACGGCGTCGTCTTTGTACACGTCGGCTGTTTAAGCATCTTAGGCTGAGGGTCTGGAGGACATCGTAATAGTGCCAACCACCCGGACGGGTCAGAAGGATAGCTATTCTGTTGTCCAATGGGATggtcttgtgggcggggaacaggtaataataataatgatgattgtggtatttttttaaatgcttattatgtgtcgagtgcaatactaagcactggggtagagataagatcatcagatcccatctggggctcacgatctaagtagactGTCTACCGACTGTCATATTGTACAAGCACCAAgcctttagtatggtgctctgcacacagtaagagtttaataaatacgattgattgattaatggtccTCTTATCTGATagggaagaggaaatgtaagGGGGACAGAACCTGGACAGTGAAAGCCATCGCCACGAATAAGACCGGCAGCcctcggtgggacagggactgtgtccaatctaattatctcgtatctaccccggtgcttagaacagtgcctaggacatagtaagcgctttagggaagcagcgtggctcagtagaaagagcctgggcttcggagtcagaggtcatgggttcgactcccggctctgccacttgtcagctgtgtgaccgtggacaagtcacttcacttctctgtgcctcagttacctcatctgtaaaatggggattaactgtgagcctcacgtgggaccacccgattaccctgtgtctaccccagcgcttagaacagtgctctgcacgtagtaagcgcttcacaaataccaacgtcatcatcatcattaacaaataccattatgattcttcttcttcttcccccactgtcGCCCTGCAATTTCTAACCTTCACATGTCGGGGTCGGGGTGGACCAGTTTCCAGTTGCTCCACAagtagtcacttcgcttcctgtCAGGACGGTTCCCGCTAGGCAGGAGAAGGCACATTCCGACCTGAAGCTGAAGTTCCCCAGCGGGTGGCTGCAGTTCATGGCGCCCAGCATCGGGACTAGGGGAGGCTCGCACTGAACCACTGCAACGATCAAGACAACACTGATGGTGTCAAtgaagtactcactgtgtgccgcgCACTGCGCGAAGTGCAGAAGGAGTTTCCCAATAACCGAGgcggacacagaccctatcccgaccctctagattgtaagctccgcgAAAGACTATAACCTCATAacgagcaaggaatgtgtctaccgactgttatttTGTTTcgcgtttttaatggtatttgctaaatgcttgctatgtgccaggcgccgtcccaagcgctggaatagatacaggctaatcaggttggacaaagttcatgtctcacatggggctcacggttttaatccccattttgcagatgaggtcactgaggcacagtg
Protein-coding sequences here:
- the SELL gene encoding L-selectin isoform X1, with amino-acid sequence MNEKVGPKKWKSENLPGGQWNLPKLWLLTVVCFEFLAWHGVDCWTYHYSAKTLPWENARRFCRKYYTDLVAIQNKGEIAYLEKTIPHSKSYYWIGIRKIGGAWTWVGTNKSLSKEAENWGDGEPNNKKTKEDCVEIYINRTTDSGKWNDDSCQKPKRALCYTASCRALTCSGHGECVEVINNYTCNCNPGFFGPQCQYVVQCEPPLVPMLGAMNCSHPLGNFSFRSECAFSCLAGTVLTGSEVTTCGATGNWSTPTPTCEGMPATTLVPQETALYLTSSATYSPQPRGSTASLLGGTTNVTNDFILDLANGMHCDEVRAPERGSVNCLHALGNFSIHTKCTFNCSDPSTLVGASVIFCGELGRWTAPAPTCEALNLVLSSIKRGEYQPILIPLGVTVGAVSGLAFTIWLVKRLKKGKKSKRREDAY